CGGCTGTGCAACTCCAAGTTCTCAACCGGGTTAAGGACCATGACGATGTTGCAGGTCTGGGAGAACGGAGTGTAAGGAGCTCCAGGGCCAGTCATGTCGACGATGCCTTCCTGAGGAGCGATCAGCCGGCCGGTCGTCAGAACCGCTGCGCCCTCAAGAACGAGGGTCTTGCCCTCGCCGACGGTGTCCACGTCGCCGATCCAGCCGGGGAACACTTCGTTGGTTCCCTCGATCTTGCAGCGAGGCTCAATCGCGTCCTTGACAGGAGCGATACGGATGCTCTCGCCCGGATGGGCCAGTTCCACATCCACAGAGGCAAGCCGCTCGTCGTCCTTAATGTTGTCGATCAGGGCCTGCTTGCAGATGGTCAGAGTGCCGTTCTTCACAGAGAAGGCATCTCCGAACACTACTTTGTTGATTCTTACCTTGTGGAGTTCAAGTTTCAATGTAACTCCCCCCTTCTGGGATTGGCTCTCCTACGGAAAGCCTGCCGAAGATCTCCTCGGCCGCCGACGCTTCCCAACCAAAAAAGCGCCGGCTTTTATTGTCGAGCCTCCCGTCTCAGACCGGAAGGCGGCGAACAACCTCGCTTATCGGTGAAAACCGCATTTAATAAAGGTTTCCTGCATCAGCTCCCGATCGATGGTCTGGTAGTCGTCCAAGAACCGGGGGAAGCAGTTCTGCGGCGTCACGTGAGGCCGGCCGCAGTTAGCGTACACGTCCAAGGCGTTTTCCAACAGATTCAGCCCGTACTCGTCAAACGCCTCTCCCGACCGCCCCTCCCGGAGAAGCAGCGTGCGGAACGGCTGCTGATACGGACGAAAGTTGCCGTACAGCGGGTGGTTCATCAGGTGCCACCCCTTGTGGAGCAGATCGCGGCCAGCGATCAGCACCTTGTTTGAGCAATCGTTCACAAATTGAAGCCGCACGTTGTCGCCTGCAGGGCACTCAATTTTTGGGTTGTTGGTCACCAAAACGTACTGGATTGCCATCTTGCCTCCATGGAACTTCCGCTTTCCAGGCCAGTTCAAGCCTCGCCTTTACAATTCAGCGTCTCTTCGACCCTGAGTAAAACAAAACGGAAAGGAATTAGAACTGTTTCATGAATTTATATTGTCATTATACCCTATCGGCCCAAAATGACCATAGGGGAAAACAGCAAACCGCCTTATTTTTTGCTATCTTTTTTCATCTTTTTGCCTAAAGAAGGTTGGCGTCAAGACATAAAAAAAGCCGGGGCAATCGCCCCGGCAGCTACAATTACATGATCTTGTTGACGTTCGCCTCGATCTGCTCGATGGTTACCGTGTCGCCGGTCAGGCGAAGGTCTTCAACCTCTTTGCCGTCCTTGAAGAACAGGAACGAAGGAAGGCTCATCACCTTGAGGGCCATGGCGACCCGGCGGTTGCCGGAAATGTTGACCTTGCACAGGTCAACCTTGTCGGCCACTTTCTCGGCCAGCTTCTCGACGCTGGGCATCAGGGCAAGGCAGTGCGTGCACTTGGGGCCCCAGAAATCCATGAACATGGGCTTCTTGGCGCTGTTCGCGATCGCTTCTTCAAACGTATCTTTGGTCAGTTCAACGGCCATCGTGTACCATCTCCTCTAAAAAATGGTCGCCGACAGAAAAGGAACTTCCCGTCAACTTTGGTTATTCTAAGCCATAGAACAATTTTTCGTCAATCGGAGAAAAAACTTACCATTTAAGGCCAGTAACGAAGATGACGAGAATGACCGCAGGCGCGACGAAGCGGACGCAGAACAGCCACAGGTTTTTGTGGGTGAAAACCCGCGTCGTACTATCAAGCTCCGGTAGGATATCTTTCGGGATCAGCCAGCCGACGAACAGCGACGTCAGAGCGGCCATGACAGGCATACCGATGTTGTTGGTGATGAAGTCAATAAAGTCGAGGAATCCCTTGCCGGCGATATCGAAAGCGTGGCTTCCAAGGCCGAGAGCAGACGGCACGCCGAGGACGAACACGAGAATCGTCGCGACGACCGTCGCCTTTTTGCGAGACATCTTCATGGTGTCGATCAAGCAGGCCACCGGCACCTCAAGAAGGGAAATTGACGAGGTGATGGCCGCAAAGAAGAACAGGACGAAGAACAGGGTGCTCCAGATCGCGCCGCCGGGCATCTTGGCGAAGATAGACGGCAGGGTGATGAACGTCAGGCCGGGCCCCGAGTTGACCTCAATGGAGAACGCAAACGCCGCGGGGAAAATAACGAATCCGGCGAGGACGGCCACCAGCGTGTCAATCACGCAGACTTGCGCGACCGCCGACGGCAGGTACTCGTCCTTTTTAACGTAGCTGCCGTAGGTGATCATGATTCCCATACCGAGCGACAGGGAGAAGAACGCCTGCCCGATGGCTGCCAAACAACCCTCAAGGGTCAGTTTGGAGAAGTCGGGCAGCATGTAGAACTCAAGCCCCTTGCTCGCTCCCGGCAGGGTGAGAGAGCGAACGATCATCACGAGAAGGATGACGAACAACGCGGGCATCATGACCTTGCAGACCCGCTCGATGCCGCCCTTGATGCCGCCGAAGACGATGAGCGATGTGAGCAACACGAAGATCACGTGGTACAGCAGAACTTGGTTCGGAGAAGAGATAAACGCGCCGAACAAATCTCCTGAATGGCCGGCCGCCGCTTCTCCCATGAGCCCGGAGAGGGATGAGACGATGTACTTAATCGTCCAGCCGCCGATCACCATGTAGTACGAAAGGATAAACGTCCCGATCAGGGTGACGATGACGCCCATGAAGGTGAACTTGCCGCCCTTGTACTGCCGGAATGCAGAAACACAGCTGAGCTGATAGTGCTTTCCAAACGCCATCTCGGTCAGCATGACGGTAAAGCCGATGACGCACACCACGAAAAGATAGAACAGGATGAACGAGGCACCGCCGTACTTACCAGCTACGTATGGAAATCTCCAAATGTTTCCGAGACCAACAGCTGAACCACCGGCCGCCAGAATAAAACCTATCTTGCTTCCCCATTGTTCGCGTGTTCCTGAGTGTTGAGACATAATATCCTCCCCTTCTGACGAAGTTCCTCTGTTTCCCCTTGAGCAATTCAGCGAGTTTAAATTTTCTGAATATATCCAAGATACAGATATTATACCAGTGGAGTTTTTTCTCTGCAACACTTTTTTACTGCAAAGGTTAGCAGTATTTCGCCTGTTGTCTTCATCTGCAAACGCGATTAGCTTCTCGCGCTGGGCCAATCTTTCCGCAGCCTCAGCCTCGACGCCGAGGCCTGCAAAGGTTTGATGGAATAAGCCGCAACAGAACCGCAAGGTGAATGCCGCTTTCAGTACCCAGCCCCGCGCAAGAAGCATCGAGAAATTTTTAACGCAAAGCCGGCAGGTTTCCCCTGCCGGCCTTTTGATTGAAGGCTATTGAACATTCCATGTTGGAAGCGTCATCGTCTTTAAGTATCAGATAAAGAACGTCGGTCTCGACGAATATTTGAGGTCTGTGCGTCGCGACGAGGCCGAGGAGACGAAGATCCTCTTTGCGGCCCCAATCAGGCGGCAACATAACGGAAGAAGCATAATGCAAAAGCCATCAGTATTGTGCGAAGGCTATCAAACACTTCACGCTTTAGACGGCACAGCTCTTTAACGGTCAGACAATGAACGTCGACCGCGACGAATATTTGAGGCCTGTACGTCACGACGAGGCCGAGAAGTCGGAAGCCGTCCCGCAACATAATTGAGCGGCAAGCCACACGAAGGTTAACGCGAAGGCCGGCAGGATTTCTCCTGCCGGCCTTTTAATTGAAAATTATTTAACCCTCTAGGCTTGAGACGTCGCCGTCTTTAACCATCAGGCGAAGGACGTCGGTGGCGACGAGCATTTGAGAGTCGTACGTCACGACGAGACCGCAGAGGCGAAGGTCGTCCTCGGCGACCTGAAAGCGGCTCGGCAGCCCGGTGAGAAATTTGGGCAGGACCGAGTCCCAAGTACAGCCCAGCGAGCTGTCGAACGAGCCGGTCATGCCGGCGTCGGTCTGATACGCGGTCCCGCCTGGCAGAACTGTCTCGTCAGCAGTTGGAACGTGGGTGTGAGTTCCCACGCAGGCGATGGCGCGGCCGTCCAAGTAGTGGCCCATGGCCTTCTTTTCGGACGTGGCCTCGGCGTGAAAATCGACGAAGACCGGCCAGCCGGCCAACGAATCAAGGGCCTGATCGGCTATACGGAACGGGCAGTCCGTCGGGGGCATGAAGACGCGCCCCTGCAGGTTGAGCACCGCCAGTTTTCGGCCGTCTCCCTTGTCAATCCGGGCGATTCCCGTTCCGGGAACCGTCGGCGGGTAGTTGTGCGGCCGAAGGACTCGCGGCTCTTCATCTAAGAACGCATATATTTCCTTCTGATCCCAAATATGATTGCCCGACGTGATGACGTCCACGCCCAAGCTGAAAAACTCCGCGGCGATTTTAGCGGTCAGCCCGTGACCGCCGGCGGCGTTTTCGCCGTTGACGATGGTGAAGTCGGCGCCGTGGGCGCGGCGCAGGGCCGGCAGGGCGTCAGCCAGCAGGCGCCGCCCCGGCGAGCCGACGACGTCGCCGATGAAGATGACTTTCACGGCCGCCGCCTATTTTGCTAGGTCGGACGCGCGGATTTCCTTGATGACGGTCACCTTGATCTGTCCGGGATACTTGAGCTCGTCTTCGATCTTCCGGGCGATGTCGTAGGCCAGCTTGGCGACCGACGCCTCGTCGAGCACCTGCGGGGCCACCATGATTCGGACCTCGCGCCCAGCCTGAATGGCGTAGGCCTTCTGGACGCCCTTGAATGATTTTGCCAGCGTCTCCAGTTTTTCAAGCCGTTTGACGTAGGCGTCCAAGCTCTCGCGCCGGGCGCCCGGCCGAGCCGCGCTGATCGCGTCCGCCGTGGCGACAATGACGTCGTAAATCGACTTGACTTCCATGTCCTCGTGGTGCGCGCCGATGGCGTTGATAACTTCCGGACACTCGCCATACCGTTTGGCCAAGTCGGCACCGATCAGGGCGTGAGGGCCTTCGATCTTGTGGTCCACCGCCTTGCCGATGTCGTGCAGCAGGCCGGCTCGGCGCGCCATTTCCTCGTCGAGCTCCAGCTCGTTGGCGATCATGCCGGACAGGTAGGCCACTTCCAAGCTGTGCTGCAGGGCGTTCTGCCCGTAACTGAACCGATAGCGCAGCTGACCGACTAAATGGACGAGTTCGCTGTGCATCTGCTTGATTCCAAGGTCGAGCACGGCCTGCTCTCCCGCTTCGACGACCGATTCTTCGACGTCCTGTTCGGCCTTGGCGACCAGCTCTTCGATCCGGGCCGGGTGGATTCTCCCGTCAACCACAAGGCGCTCCAAGGCTCGGCGGGCAATTTCACGCCGGATTGGGTCAAAACAGCTGAGGGTGACGGCTTCAGGGGTGTCATCAACGATCAGATCTACGCCTGTGACGGTCTCGAAAGCCCGAATGTTGCGGCCTTCCCGGCCGATAATACGGCCTTTCATCTCGTCGGACGGCAGAGGAACCACGCTGACGGCCACATCGGACGACTGCTCGACGGCGCAGCGCTGAACGGCACTGACGACGATTTCTCTGGCGCGGCGTGCCGCTTCTCTCTGGTACTGCTCTTCCAGTTCCTTCAGCTTGAGACCGATGTCCCGCTGGGCCGACTCTTCCACTTGACGGAGCAGGATTTCCCGCGCGGCGTCCTGGCTGAGGGCGGCGACTTCCTCGAGTTTGGCGCTCTGCTGCTGCTTGAGCTCTTCGGCTTCGGCGAGTTTCTTGTCCAAGTTGTCCAGCCGATTTTTTACTTCTTCTTCCCTTCGGGTGATTTTGTCCAGTTTCTTGTCCAGGTTCTCTTCCTTCTGTTCCAGACGACGCTCCGTCCGGTCAACTTCAAGACGCCGCTCTTTCGCCTCTTTCTCCGCCGCTTGGCGAAGCGAGTACGCCTCGTCCCGGGCGCGGGTCAGCACAGACTGTCTTTCCCTATCCGCATCGAGCCGAGCGTCTTTGACGATCTTTTCCGACTGGGCCTTGGCCTCTTCCATTTGAGCTTTACCGGCGACCTTGACCGCAGTCTTCGACGCAAAGTAGCCGACGGCCCCGCCTGCAATCAGGCCGACGACGGCAAAAAGGATTACTGAAACTGCTGAACTCATTAAAATACCTCTTTTCCATAAATTAAGTTGTTCGTCTCTTCTGTTTAGTTTATTTATCAGAAGAAGAGAAGTAAGCCTGCGCCGGGCAAGCAAGGCGCAGGCTCGGGAATTATCTTAACAGATCTGGTGTATTTTAGCCTTTTTTGCACCAATCGACAACAGAAAAGACCGCGGGATGGGAGCGTTTTCTCGCGTCCCCATCCGGCGGCCTTTTTATTCCTCTTCGTTTTTCTCCCGCAAAGCCGCGCAAATCGCGCCTTTGGCGTCAGTTCCGCTGAACCCGCGGCGAATCAGCCGACCGAAAACTTTTTCCGGCGACAGATTTCTCCCCAGCCAATTAACGGCCAGGGCGCACGCCCGCGCCCGGTCGTCGACGCCCTCTTGTTCCATGGCGTTGGCAACGGTTTCCCGGCGGACGCCCCGAGAGGCCAGTTCGTCAAAAAGGCGGCGCCGTCCCCAGTCCTGCTTGGCCTGAACGAACGCCCGAGCGTAAAAGTCGTCGTCGATTAGCCCGCAGGCTTGGCCTTGCGCGATGAGCTGTTCGGACGTTTGGGGAGGACAGCCCCGCTCGGCAATCCGCCGGCGAATTTCCTTTTCCGTGCGAGGGACGGAGGTCAGGCGAAAGAAGACCGCCGTCCAGTTCGTTTCGTCCGCTTTTTTCCCGCTTTCCTTCGGTCTGCTCGTCGTTCTCATGTTACGCAGTCTCGGCGAGCTCAAGCAGCGTTCCATACCGACGGCGCACCTGCTCCATCAGGCCGTCCGGGACGGTTCCGGCTTGGACCATTTTTCTGGCTGTCTTTTGCGCGTCTTCCATGAGCTGAACGTCCCTCACGAGGTCGGCCACCCGAAAGTCGGTGATCCCGTGCTGGCGGACGCCGCAAAACTCGCCGGGGCCGCGCAGCGACATGTCCAAGTCGGCGATGGTGAACCCATCGTCGGTCCGGCAGAACGCCCGAAGCCGTTCGGCCGACGGGCCACCGGCGTGAGACAGCAGGAAGCACCAGCTCTGACGGTCGCCCCGGCCGACGCGGCCGCGAAGCTGATGAAGCTGGGACAGACCAAACCGTTCGGCGTCCTCGATGACCATCACTGTGGCATTCGGCACGTCGACCCCCACTTCGATGACCGTCGTGGCGGCCAAAAGCGTCAGCCGGCCGGCGGAAAAGTCTTCCATGACGGCCGTTTTTTCGTCCGAGGTCATGCGGCCGTGGAGCATGCCGGTACGTTCGGCGCCAAATCGCGCTTTCAGCTCGGCGAATCGGGCCTCAAGAGCCGCGACCGGCAGCTCTTCGCTCTCCTCGATGATCGGACAGATCCAGTAAACCTGCCGGCCGCCGTCCATCTGCTCTTCGAGCCAGTTCAGCAGGTCGGGCCTCTTGCTCTCGCTCACCCAGCTGGTCCGAATGGGAAGGCGTCCGGCCGGTTTGTGGCGAAGCGTCGACAGGGACAGATCGCCGTAGATCGAAAGCGCCAGCGTTCGGGGAATCGGCGTGGCTGTCATGACAAGCCGGTGCGGCTGACCGCCCGACCGGGCCGACAGGGTGCGCCGCTGCAACACACCGAACCGATGCTGTTCGTCGATGACGACCACGCCCAAGTCGGCGAAGTCGACGCCTTCCTGAACGAGCGCGTGAGTGCCGATCGCCAAGTCGATCGTCCCATCGGCCAGTCCGGTCAGGATCTCTTCTTTTTCGGACTGTTTGAGCCCGCCGGCCAGCAGGGCAGTTTTGACCCCGAGGGGATCAAGCCAGCGGCGCACGGTCATCCAGTGCTGGAAGGCCAGAACCTGCGTCGGCGCCATGAGGACGGCCTGTTTCCCAGACTCGACGGCCCGAAGCATGGCAAGAAGTGCCACGGCGGTTTTGCCCGAACCGACGTCGCCTTGAAGGAGCCTGTTCATCCCCGCCGGGTTCATCAGGTCCTCGTCAATTTCTGCGGTCGCCCGGCGCTGGTCATCGGTCAGGCTGAAGCCGAGGCGGTCGAGAAACGCCTGACGGAGCGGACGAGCCAGCCCGTCCAGCCGAGGGGCTCTTGCTTCTTTGTCGCTTCCGGCCCGGCGGAGCGCCAAGCCGATCTGAAGCCACAAGAACTCCTCAAACGCCAGCCTCGTTCGGGCGGCCAGCCACCCGGAGCGGGACGTCGGCCGGTGCATTTGGAGCACGGCGGTCTTGGCGTCCGGCCAGCCGCGCTCGCTGATCAAGCTTTCCGGCAGGGTTTCGGTCAGCTGGGAGACGCCAAAATCGACGGCTCGTGACACCAGTTCGCGAAGCCACCGGTCGGGGAGCTGAGCCGTTCCGGGGTAAATCGGCAGAATGGTCCCGATGATCGTCGGCTCCTGCCCTCCGCGGAGAACTTCAAGCTCCGGGTTAATCAGCTCCACCCGGTTTCCGCGCCGATTGACCTTCCCCCACAGGGCGAGTTCGGTCCCGGCTTGAAGCGCCCGCTCAAGCCCCGGACGGCCGAACCAGAGCGCGCCGGCGACCGATTGGCCGTCGCTCAGGCTGGCCCGAAGCATTGACACGCCCTTTTTGGGCGAGCGAAGCCGTGACCAGGACAGGACGACGGCCCGGAAAGCCCCCTGCGCGTCGTGAACTGCTGACGCTAAGGGGACGAGAGTGCGCCGGTCCTCGTACCGCCGCGGGAAAAAATAAAGCAGGTCTTCGATCGAAAAAAGCCCCAGACGGCCAAGGGCGTCCGCTCGAGCGGAACCGACGCCCTTTAAATCCGTCAGGGGACTTCGTAAGCTCAGTTCTTGCAGCTTGGATTTCACAAAGAGACACTCTGCTCGGAGAGCAGACGGGAGAAGCTCTCAACGAGCGCCCGACAGTCCGAAAGCAGCTCGTCACGCCGGTTGGTCAGCACGCGAACCTGCTCGGCGAGCCTTGCGGCCTGCTCCTGAGACTGGCCGATGATCTGCTGCGCCTTGGCTCTGGCGTCGGCGACGATTTGCTCGGACTGGGGGGCTGGCGAGCTGACCGGCCGAGGGGCCGACAGGGCTTCCTTCAGCGACCGCTTCAGGTCTTCCAGTTCAGCGGCTGCGCTGCTGCCGGACAGCTGGTCTTCCAGCTCGGCGTTGCGCCGCTGGGCTTCGGCGAGAAGCTCGGCGTACGCCTGAAGCGAGTCGGCGACACGGTCGAGAAAATCGTCCACTTGGTCTCGGTTGTATCCGCTGATGGAACGGCCAAAGACGACGCTGGCCGCCTCATTAGCCTTCATCAGCTCAACGGGCTGCATAGACGGCTCCGTCGATGTCAGGCACCCACTCTTCTACGACGCCCTGAGCAGAACAGAAGAGGAACGTAGCCGAGCTGATCCGGAACACGCCGTACTGCCATTTGCGGGCCTGATCTACCAGCTCGTCAAGGACACCCTGCGCGGCAATCGGCTCGGCGCCGTGGAAGTCAACCAGCACAATCTGGCCGGAGCGAATCGCTTCCAGCAGGTTGTCGGCCATCGCCGCCACGTTGTCACCCCGCACCAAAATAACCGGGACGCTTTCGCTCTCCACTTTGTTCTGCGGCGCTTTGTTTTCGCCTTCGTAGGGCGGAAGGTCTTTCGTCAGCCGCCGGCGTTCCTGCCCGGCAGCTCCTTCCTCCTGCTGCTGCCATTGCCGGCGCTTCTGTGCCCGGTACGACTGGGACCCGGCGTTCTCACCGTTCATTCCGAAAAGCTCTTTAATCTTCTCCAGCATCGTTTTTCCTCCTCAATACCTTCGCTCCCGCCGGTCAGCGGGCTCCGAAAATTGCCGTCCCGACGCGAACCATGGTACTGCCTTCTTCTATAGCAAGCTCGTAATCTCCCGACATTCCCATGGACAGCACGGGAAGCGAAAGCCCGGTACGTTTCCGAAGGCCCTCCGCGCAGTCTCGAAGAGCGGCAAATGACCGCCGAATCTGGTCTTTGTCGTCGGTCAGAGGGCCGACGGTCATCAGTCCCTGCCAGTCGAGCCGGCCGCACTGAACCAGCGCGTCAGCGATGATCGGCGCGTCGGCGAGCGCGCAGCCGCTTTTCGACTCCTCAAGCGACGTGTTCACCTCAAGGAGAACCGGACGCCTGACGCCCAATTCGGCCGCGATATCCTGCAGCCGTTGGGCCAGCTTGACGCTGTCGACGCTTTGGATAGAGTGGAACAGCTCCAGCGCCTTGCGCGCCTTATTCCGCTGGAGCTGGCCTATCAGGTGCCACTTGACCGGCGGCAGGCCGGCAGGCCACGCGGGGATCTTTTCCATTCCCTCCTGAACCCTGTTCTCGCCCAAGTCGGTGATCAACCCAGTCTGAACAGCTCGAATGATCATATCAAGAGGCTTCGTCTTTGACACGGCAACCAGCGTGACGTCGCCCCGCTTCCTGCCGCTGCGGGCCGCTGCCTGAGAAATCCTATCGAGCACTTCGCCGATTCGTTCCTCAAACGTCACCATACTTCGACTCTCCTCTCCTCCGCTGACGCGCCGTCCAAGACCAGCGGGTTCCCCAGCTGAAGGCCGCCGGAGATGAAAAAGCGCCCGTCGCCCAAGGGCCAGCCGGTCACTTGGATGAAGACAATTCTGTTCCCGTTCACCTCGTAAACGCCCCAATGCCCTTGGCGCATGACGACGGACGATTCGGGGACGAGATATCCAGAGGTCTCGCCGGCGCATATGAGCAGACGAAGCCGCCGGCTCCGAGTCATCCACAGCGGAAACATTGGCAGCTCCACCGCCACTTTAGCCATCAGGTCGCTCACCGGCAGGACGACCCGAACGTCTGCCTGCCAACGGGATCCGTTCGGCTCAAAACGTATCGTTACCTTTGATTTTTTCAGCGCGGCGCTCATGAAGTCGGTCATCTGGACGTAAAAAAGCGCCCGAGGCCGTTGAGGCAGCGGGAGCAGTTTTCCGACGATGCTTCCCGCGGCGACCTCGCTGAAATTTTCAACCTGCTTAGGCTCAGGCACTTCGGGAAACGCCGCGGTGCCCGGCCACAGGTTCTGGTAGCTCCAGTTCCCTTCCATGCCGTCAGTCCACGGGAGAAAGAACCCTCTGCCGGGGGATTTAAGGTTAAACGTTTGGCCTCCGGACAGCAGGGTCGCTACGACTTCTCCAGCGACGACTGCCGCGCCGACTCCCCCGCTGGTCAACTGAACAGCCCCGTCGCGGGGTGACTTCAGAAGCTGCTCCTGCCACAAAAGCAGCGCGTCAACCGACTGCTGCTGTTCGTACACCCACGGCTGAGGAAAGGTCACCGGCGGCAGCTGAACGTCCTGCGTCGCCCGAAGCCAACCCCAGTACGCCCACGCGGCGCAGCCAAAAACGAAGCTGACAGCGACAAGACGGCATACTTTTCTCAGCCTGCCGGGACGGCCTTCCTCTTCATGCGTTTCGGTTCGCCGCTCCACTGGCACTCCCCCTTACTCGTGCTATTTTATCATTCTTTCTTCCTATTCGTCTTTTTGTCGGTCATTCCTTCGTTCTGACGTTTTTTCGTCGATTTCTGCTTCGCTTTTGGCCGACAGAGGACACGCAAAAAACTACTCAAAACTAATTTTTAGCGAGTGATTTTTATTATTTTTTGCTTTTACTCTTGCCATCACTGTCAAAATGGAGTATAAACGTGAAATCTTGCAGAACATCTGAAGGAGTTGATCGTATGGGCGCAACATCTACACCGATGGAAATTTTCAACGCTCACGTTTTTGACTTGGACAAGATGAAAAACTACATGCCCCAAGAGGCGTTCAAGAAGCTGGTCAACGCCATTGAAGGCGGGACACAGCTTGACGACGACGTGGCTGAGGCTGCCGCCTGCGCCATGCGCGAGTGGGCTCTCAGCATGGGCGCTACCCATTATACTCACTGGTTCCAGCCCCGCACGGAGGCGACGGCTGAAAAACACATGGCGTTCCTCTCGTATGACGACGACGCCAAGCCGTTTTACTCGTTCTCAGGCAAACAGCTCATCAGCAGCGA
This is a stretch of genomic DNA from Jonquetella anthropi DSM 22815. It encodes these proteins:
- the rny gene encoding ribonuclease Y — its product is MSSAVSVILFAVVGLIAGGAVGYFASKTAVKVAGKAQMEEAKAQSEKIVKDARLDADRERQSVLTRARDEAYSLRQAAEKEAKERRLEVDRTERRLEQKEENLDKKLDKITRREEEVKNRLDNLDKKLAEAEELKQQQSAKLEEVAALSQDAAREILLRQVEESAQRDIGLKLKELEEQYQREAARRAREIVVSAVQRCAVEQSSDVAVSVVPLPSDEMKGRIIGREGRNIRAFETVTGVDLIVDDTPEAVTLSCFDPIRREIARRALERLVVDGRIHPARIEELVAKAEQDVEESVVEAGEQAVLDLGIKQMHSELVHLVGQLRYRFSYGQNALQHSLEVAYLSGMIANELELDEEMARRAGLLHDIGKAVDHKIEGPHALIGADLAKRYGECPEVINAIGAHHEDMEVKSIYDVIVATADAISAARPGARRESLDAYVKRLEKLETLAKSFKGVQKAYAIQAGREVRIMVAPQVLDEASVAKLAYDIARKIEDELKYPGQIKVTVIKEIRASDLAK
- a CDS encoding regulatory protein RecX, coding for MRTTSRPKESGKKADETNWTAVFFRLTSVPRTEKEIRRRIAERGCPPQTSEQLIAQGQACGLIDDDFYARAFVQAKQDWGRRRLFDELASRGVRRETVANAMEQEGVDDRARACALAVNWLGRNLSPEKVFGRLIRRGFSGTDAKGAICAALREKNEEE
- a CDS encoding DivIVA domain-containing protein; translation: MKANEAASVVFGRSISGYNRDQVDDFLDRVADSLQAYAELLAEAQRRNAELEDQLSGSSAAAELEDLKRSLKEALSAPRPVSSPAPQSEQIVADARAKAQQIIGQSQEQAARLAEQVRVLTNRRDELLSDCRALVESFSRLLSEQSVSL
- a CDS encoding GrdX family protein; this translates as MNWPGKRKFHGGKMAIQYVLVTNNPKIECPAGDNVRLQFVNDCSNKVLIAGRDLLHKGWHLMNHPLYGNFRPYQQPFRTLLLREGRSGEAFDEYGLNLLENALDVYANCGRPHVTPQNCFPRFLDDYQTIDRELMQETFIKCGFHR
- a CDS encoding TIGR00282 family metallophosphoesterase, which encodes MKVIFIGDVVGSPGRRLLADALPALRRAHGADFTIVNGENAAGGHGLTAKIAAEFFSLGVDVITSGNHIWDQKEIYAFLDEEPRVLRPHNYPPTVPGTGIARIDKGDGRKLAVLNLQGRVFMPPTDCPFRIADQALDSLAGWPVFVDFHAEATSEKKAMGHYLDGRAIACVGTHTHVPTADETVLPGGTAYQTDAGMTGSFDSSLGCTWDSVLPKFLTGLPSRFQVAEDDLRLCGLVVTYDSQMLVATDVLRLMVKDGDVSSLEG
- a CDS encoding YggS family pyridoxal phosphate-dependent enzyme encodes the protein MVTFEERIGEVLDRISQAAARSGRKRGDVTLVAVSKTKPLDMIIRAVQTGLITDLGENRVQEGMEKIPAWPAGLPPVKWHLIGQLQRNKARKALELFHSIQSVDSVKLAQRLQDIAAELGVRRPVLLEVNTSLEESKSGCALADAPIIADALVQCGRLDWQGLMTVGPLTDDKDQIRRSFAALRDCAEGLRKRTGLSLPVLSMGMSGDYELAIEEGSTMVRVGTAIFGAR
- a CDS encoding thioredoxin family protein; amino-acid sequence: MAVELTKDTFEEAIANSAKKPMFMDFWGPKCTHCLALMPSVEKLAEKVADKVDLCKVNISGNRRVAMALKVMSLPSFLFFKDGKEVEDLRLTGDTVTIEQIEANVNKIM
- the recG gene encoding ATP-dependent DNA helicase RecG, which codes for MKSKLQELSLRSPLTDLKGVGSARADALGRLGLFSIEDLLYFFPRRYEDRRTLVPLASAVHDAQGAFRAVVLSWSRLRSPKKGVSMLRASLSDGQSVAGALWFGRPGLERALQAGTELALWGKVNRRGNRVELINPELEVLRGGQEPTIIGTILPIYPGTAQLPDRWLRELVSRAVDFGVSQLTETLPESLISERGWPDAKTAVLQMHRPTSRSGWLAARTRLAFEEFLWLQIGLALRRAGSDKEARAPRLDGLARPLRQAFLDRLGFSLTDDQRRATAEIDEDLMNPAGMNRLLQGDVGSGKTAVALLAMLRAVESGKQAVLMAPTQVLAFQHWMTVRRWLDPLGVKTALLAGGLKQSEKEEILTGLADGTIDLAIGTHALVQEGVDFADLGVVVIDEQHRFGVLQRRTLSARSGGQPHRLVMTATPIPRTLALSIYGDLSLSTLRHKPAGRLPIRTSWVSESKRPDLLNWLEEQMDGGRQVYWICPIIEESEELPVAALEARFAELKARFGAERTGMLHGRMTSDEKTAVMEDFSAGRLTLLAATTVIEVGVDVPNATVMVIEDAERFGLSQLHQLRGRVGRGDRQSWCFLLSHAGGPSAERLRAFCRTDDGFTIADLDMSLRGPGEFCGVRQHGITDFRVADLVRDVQLMEDAQKTARKMVQAGTVPDGLMEQVRRRYGTLLELAETA
- a CDS encoding sodium-dependent transporter, yielding MSQHSGTREQWGSKIGFILAAGGSAVGLGNIWRFPYVAGKYGGASFILFYLFVVCVIGFTVMLTEMAFGKHYQLSCVSAFRQYKGGKFTFMGVIVTLIGTFILSYYMVIGGWTIKYIVSSLSGLMGEAAAGHSGDLFGAFISSPNQVLLYHVIFVLLTSLIVFGGIKGGIERVCKVMMPALFVILLVMIVRSLTLPGASKGLEFYMLPDFSKLTLEGCLAAIGQAFFSLSLGMGIMITYGSYVKKDEYLPSAVAQVCVIDTLVAVLAGFVIFPAAFAFSIEVNSGPGLTFITLPSIFAKMPGGAIWSTLFFVLFFFAAITSSISLLEVPVACLIDTMKMSRKKATVVATILVFVLGVPSALGLGSHAFDIAGKGFLDFIDFITNNIGMPVMAALTSLFVGWLIPKDILPELDSTTRVFTHKNLWLFCVRFVAPAVILVIFVTGLKW